The proteins below are encoded in one region of Silene latifolia isolate original U9 population chromosome 2, ASM4854445v1, whole genome shotgun sequence:
- the LOC141643216 gene encoding rhamnogalacturonan I rhamnosyltransferase 1-like yields MVGSCEKTEEFAITMCKIQECSRERKRVWEMGNKLKTILSDSSKFDKWRATMNRSSRVKLMLRAISTVLLWTVLFQLMAISHVWRPTLLKGWPSCFHNHASLDSHFNLQLPISAPKIFHPPKRVYKNNGYLMVSCNGGLNQMRAAICDMVAIARHLNVTLIVPELDKTSFWNDPSEFHDIFDLDHFITSLRDEVRILKELPLKLKLRNEFKPMYSLPPVSWSDLSYYQNQILPLILKNKVVQLNKTDTRLANNGLPIEIQKLRCKVNYDALKFTPQIEELGKRVVKILRQRGPFLVLHLRYEMDMLSFSGCTQGCTKDEADELTRMRYSYPWWKEKNIDSDAKRREGLCPLTPEETALTLRALGIDRNIQIYIAAGEIYGGKRRMDRLASFFPNLVRKETLLNPSDLNFFRNHSSQMAALDYLVSLESDIFVPTYDGNMAKVVEGHRRFLDFKKTITLDRRQLVELIDRYTTETLSWNEFSSSVKKIHANRMGSLHPRTMIPDKPKEEDYFYANPYECLEQPNYNPLQSA; encoded by the exons ATGGTGGGTAGTTGTGAAAAAACAGAGGAATTTGCAATAACAATGTGTAAAATACAAGAATgttctagagagagaaagagagtatgGGAAATGGGGAATAAATTGAAGACAATATTGAGTGATTCTTCAAAATTTGATAAATGGAGAGCAACAATGAATCGATCTAGTAGAGTTAAATTAATGTTAAGAGCAATTTCTACAGTTTTATTATGGACTGTTTTGTTTCAATTAATGGCAATTAGTCATGTTTGGAGACCTACTTTGTTGAAGGGTTGGCCTTCTTGCTTTCATAATCATGCTTCTTTGGATTCTCATTTCAATCTTCAATTGCCTATTTCCGCACCCAAGATTTTTCATCCTCCTAAAA GAGTTTATAAGAACAATGGTTATCTCATGGTATCATGCAATGGCGGTCTTAATCAAATGCGAGCAGCT ATATGTGACATGGTGGCCATTGCAAGACATCTAAATGTCACTCTAATTGTCCCAGAGTTGGATAAAACATCATTCTGGAATGACCCTAG TGAGTTCCATGATATTTTTGATCTTGACCATTTCATCACATCATTGAGAGACGAAGTTCGGATACTGAAAGAGTTACCATTAAAGTTGAAGCTACGGAACGAATTTAAGCCGATGTATTCTTTGCCTCCTGTTAGTTGGTCAGACTTATCTTATTACCAAAACCAG ATTCTTCCACTGATCCTGAAGAATAAGGTTGTGCAGTTGAATAAAACAGATACTCGACTGGCAAATAATGGGTTGCCGATTGAGATTCAGAAGTTACGGTGTAAAGTAAATTATGATGCATTGAAGTTCACTCCCCAAATTGAAGAATTAGGGAAAAGGGTAGTTAAGATCCTTAGGCAGAGGGGTCCATTCTTGGTGCTTCATCTTAGATATGAAATGGACATGCTATCTTTCTCTGGCTGTACTCAAGGCTGTACCAAAGATGAAGCCGACGAACTGACAAGAATGAG GTATTCCTATCCATGGTGGAAAGAAAAAAACATTGACTCGGATGCAAAAAGAAGAGAAGGTCTTTGTCCATTGACACCCGAGGAAACTGCCTTAACCTTACGGGCATTGGGAATTGATCGAAATATTCAAATTTATATTGCGGCAGGGGAAATATACGGAGGAAAAAGGAGAATGGATAGATTAGCTTCATTTTTCCCTAATCTG GTCAGAAAGGAGACACTGCTCAATCCATCAGACTTGAATTTCTTTCGGAATCACTCGTCTCAAATGGCTGCCTTGGACTACTTGGTTTCGTTGGAGAGTGATATCTTTGTTCCTACATATGACGGAAACATGGCTAAAGTCGTTGAAGGCCATCGAAG ATTCCTGGATTTCAAGAAAACAATCACACTAGACAGGAGGCAATTGGTTGAGTTGATTGACCGGTATACAACAGAAACACTAAGTTGGAATGAGTTCTCTTCCTCGGTGAAGAAAATTCATGCTAATCGTATGGGAAGTCTCCATCCTCGAACTATGATTCCCGATAAACCCAAAGAAGAGGATTATTTCTATGCCAATCCTTATGAGTGCCTTGAACAACCAAATTACAACCCATTACAAAGTGCATGA